From Aerosticca soli, a single genomic window includes:
- a CDS encoding IS5 family transposase, which produces MQLSFGDAEDLVGRKRTRREVFLAEMDQVVPWKALLALIEPHYPKLGRPGRQPYPLATMLRIHFLQQWYALSDPAMEEALVDTPVMRRFARIGGMGDIPDETTILNFRRLLETHGLAEKIFKQVNAHLQRKGLSLRSGTIVDATIINAPSSTKNREGERDPAMHQTKKGNQWFFGMKAHIGVDDASGLVHHVECTAANVADVTQAHKLLHGKEDVVFGDSGYIGAEKREEMQDVDAVFLIAKKPSVIKAMKRKRDQREARALERLKASVRAKVEHPFRVIKRQFGYTKVRYRGIAKNAAQVLTLFALSNLWMSRRRLMPAAG; this is translated from the coding sequence ATGCAGCTTTCGTTTGGTGATGCCGAGGATCTGGTCGGTCGCAAGCGCACACGGCGCGAGGTGTTCCTTGCCGAGATGGATCAGGTCGTGCCGTGGAAGGCGCTGCTGGCGCTGATCGAGCCGCATTATCCGAAGCTGGGCCGGCCCGGCCGGCAGCCTTACCCCTTGGCGACGATGCTTCGGATCCACTTCCTGCAGCAGTGGTATGCCTTGAGTGACCCGGCGATGGAAGAGGCGCTGGTCGATACGCCGGTGATGCGCCGCTTTGCCCGGATTGGTGGCATGGGCGACATCCCGGACGAGACGACGATCTTGAACTTCCGGCGCTTGCTGGAGACGCACGGTCTGGCCGAAAAGATCTTCAAGCAGGTCAATGCGCATCTTCAGCGCAAGGGCCTGAGCCTTCGCTCGGGCACCATCGTGGACGCGACGATTATCAATGCACCGAGTTCGACGAAGAACCGGGAGGGCGAGCGGGATCCTGCGATGCATCAGACGAAGAAGGGCAACCAGTGGTTCTTCGGGATGAAGGCGCACATCGGGGTGGACGATGCCTCCGGGCTGGTGCACCACGTGGAATGCACGGCGGCGAACGTGGCGGACGTGACGCAGGCGCACAAGCTGCTGCACGGCAAGGAGGACGTGGTGTTCGGCGACAGTGGCTACATCGGTGCCGAGAAGCGCGAGGAGATGCAGGACGTGGATGCGGTGTTCCTGATCGCGAAGAAGCCTTCGGTGATCAAGGCGATGAAGCGCAAGCGCGATCAGCGGGAAGCGAGGGCGTTGGAGCGCTTGAAGGCGAGCGTCCGTGCCAAGGTCGAGCATCCGTTCCGTGTGATCAAGCGGCAGTTCGGCTATACGAAGGTGCGCTATCGCGGCATCGCGAAGAACGCGGCACAGGTGCTGACGCTGTTCGCGCTGTCGAACCTGTGGATGTCGCGCCGGCGCTTGATGCCGGCGGCGGGATAA
- a CDS encoding response regulator: MLIIEDDANIVDATSLLLEDAGYEVLSARNAEQAHALVEQRPDIDVVFTDVNLHGAVNGIELARQLKQRGSRASTVVVSGDLGWADTQLDADMRFLAKPYGRQTLLAAVAEACARKSQV; the protein is encoded by the coding sequence GTGCTGATCATCGAGGACGACGCCAATATCGTGGACGCCACCAGCCTGTTGCTCGAGGATGCCGGCTACGAGGTGCTGAGCGCCCGCAATGCCGAGCAGGCCCATGCGCTGGTCGAGCAGCGTCCCGATATCGATGTCGTCTTTACCGATGTCAATTTGCATGGCGCCGTCAACGGCATCGAGCTGGCGCGCCAGCTCAAACAGCGCGGCAGCAGGGCGAGCACCGTGGTGGTTTCCGGCGACCTCGGCTGGGCCGATACGCAGCTCGATGCCGATATGCGTTTCCTGGCCAAGCCCTATGGGCGGCAAACCCTGCTGGCGGCCGTGGCCGAAGCATGCGCGAGAAAATCCCAGGTGTGA
- the ahpF gene encoding alkyl hydroperoxide reductase subunit F, which translates to MLDTELKTQLRGYLEKVVQPIELVASLDDSDASRELEALLADIAELCPKVSVRRADDDPRRPSFAIQRVGTDIGVRFAGIPLGHEFTSLVLALLQVGGYPPKIAPEVAEQIRNLEGEFHFETYFSLSCQNCPDTVQALNAMSVLNPRIRHVAIDGALFPQEVEARQVMAVPTVFLNGEVFGQGRMNVEEILAKLDTGAAARSAERLKAKAPFDVLVVGGGPAGAAAAIYAARKGIRTGLVAERFGGQVLDTLAIENFISVPYTEGPKLATALEEHVRDYEVDLMNGERAAQLVPADADGLHEVVLANGASLKAKALILATGARWRTMNVPGEQNYRNKGVTFCPHCDGPLFKGKRVAVIGGGNSGVEAAIDLAGIVAHVTLVEFDHKLRADEVLQRKLRSLGNVEIIVGAQTTEVLGDGKKVTGLRYLDRSSGESRELALEGVFVQIGLLPNSDWLKGTVKLSPRGEIEIDARGETSIPGIFAAGDVSTVPYKQIVIAMGEGAKAALSAFDHLIRLPVAPAATAVAA; encoded by the coding sequence ATGTTGGACACCGAACTCAAGACCCAATTGCGGGGCTACCTCGAAAAGGTCGTCCAGCCGATCGAACTGGTGGCCTCGCTGGATGACAGCGACGCCTCGCGCGAACTCGAAGCCCTGCTTGCGGACATCGCCGAGCTCTGTCCCAAGGTCAGCGTGCGCCGCGCCGATGACGACCCGCGCCGGCCGTCTTTCGCCATCCAGCGCGTGGGTACCGACATCGGGGTGCGCTTCGCCGGCATTCCGCTCGGGCACGAATTCACCTCGCTGGTGCTGGCGCTGCTGCAGGTCGGCGGCTATCCGCCCAAGATCGCGCCCGAGGTGGCCGAGCAGATCCGCAATCTCGAAGGCGAATTCCACTTCGAGACCTACTTCTCGCTCTCCTGCCAGAACTGTCCGGACACCGTGCAGGCGCTCAATGCGATGAGCGTGCTCAACCCCAGGATCCGCCATGTCGCCATCGATGGCGCCTTGTTCCCGCAGGAAGTCGAGGCGCGCCAGGTGATGGCGGTGCCGACGGTGTTCCTGAACGGCGAGGTCTTCGGTCAGGGCCGCATGAACGTCGAGGAGATCCTCGCCAAGCTCGACACCGGCGCCGCCGCCCGCAGCGCGGAGCGGCTCAAGGCCAAGGCGCCGTTCGACGTCCTCGTGGTCGGCGGCGGCCCGGCCGGCGCGGCGGCGGCGATCTATGCCGCGCGCAAGGGCATCCGCACCGGGCTCGTCGCCGAGCGTTTCGGCGGCCAGGTGCTGGACACCCTGGCGATCGAAAACTTCATTTCGGTGCCCTATACCGAAGGTCCCAAGCTGGCCACGGCGCTCGAGGAGCACGTGCGCGACTACGAGGTCGACCTCATGAACGGCGAACGGGCCGCCCAGCTCGTCCCGGCCGATGCCGACGGGCTGCACGAGGTCGTGCTGGCCAACGGGGCCTCGCTCAAGGCCAAGGCGCTGATCCTGGCCACCGGCGCGCGCTGGCGCACCATGAATGTGCCCGGCGAGCAAAACTACCGCAACAAGGGCGTCACCTTCTGCCCGCATTGCGACGGCCCGCTGTTCAAGGGCAAGCGCGTGGCGGTGATCGGCGGCGGCAACTCCGGCGTCGAGGCGGCCATCGACCTGGCCGGCATCGTCGCCCACGTCACGCTGGTCGAGTTCGACCACAAGCTGCGGGCCGACGAGGTCCTGCAGCGCAAGCTGCGCAGCCTGGGCAACGTCGAGATCATCGTCGGCGCGCAGACCACGGAGGTGCTCGGCGACGGCAAGAAAGTCACCGGCCTGCGCTATCTCGATCGCTCAAGCGGCGAGTCGCGCGAGCTCGCGCTCGAAGGCGTGTTCGTGCAGATCGGCCTGCTGCCCAACAGCGACTGGCTGAAGGGCACGGTGAAGCTGTCACCGCGCGGCGAGATCGAGATCGACGCCCGTGGCGAAACCTCCATCCCGGGCATTTTCGCCGCCGGCGACGTCAGCACGGTGCCGTACAAGCAGATCGTGATCGCGATGGGCGAAGGTGCCAAGGCGGCACTCAGCGCGTTCGATCACCTCATCCGCTTGCCGGTCGCGCCTGCCGCCACGGCCGTGGCGGCCTGA
- the ahpC gene encoding alkyl hydroperoxide reductase subunit C — translation MSLINTTVKPFKAQAYKDGKFIEVTEASLKGKWSVVVFYPADFTFVCPTELEDLADHYEEFQKLGVEIYSVSTDTHFAHKAWHDTSPAIGKVKYTMIGDPTGTITRNFDVMIEEEGVALRGTFVIDPEGKIKVIEIHDNGIGRDATELLRKVKAAQYVASHPGEVCPAKWKEGDKTLKPSLDLIGKI, via the coding sequence ATGTCGTTGATCAACACCACCGTCAAACCCTTCAAGGCGCAGGCCTACAAGGACGGCAAGTTCATCGAGGTCACCGAGGCCAGTCTCAAAGGCAAGTGGTCCGTGGTCGTGTTCTATCCGGCCGACTTCACCTTCGTGTGCCCGACCGAGCTCGAGGACCTGGCCGACCATTACGAGGAGTTCCAGAAGCTCGGCGTCGAGATCTATTCCGTGTCCACCGACACGCATTTCGCGCACAAGGCCTGGCACGACACCTCGCCGGCGATCGGCAAGGTGAAGTACACGATGATCGGCGATCCGACCGGCACCATCACGCGCAACTTCGACGTCATGATCGAAGAGGAAGGCGTGGCTCTGCGCGGCACCTTCGTCATCGACCCGGAAGGCAAGATCAAGGTCATCGAGATCCATGACAACGGCATCGGCCGCGACGCCACCGAGCTCCTGCGCAAGGTCAAGGCGGCCCAGTACGTCGCCTCGCATCCGGGCGAAGTGTGCCCGGCCAAGTGGAAGGAAGGCGACAAGACGCTCAAGCCTTCGCTGGATCTGATCGGCAAGATCTGA
- a CDS encoding hybrid sensor histidine kinase/response regulator, translating into MNERYRLLVQSVVDYAIYMLDPEGYVSSWNSGAQQIKGYSATEVLGRHYSMFFSVEDRAAGLPATVLEIAAREGRYNGEMWRTRRDGSRFRALVAIDAIRDDAGRLVGFAKITRDITARWQAQVALEESERRFRLFVEGVPDYAICMLDPEGRIRHWNEGAHHITGYASEEILGQRADRLFDRDDEPAAVSPMFTQAAMHGTYETDHWSRRKDGSRFLAQIALRALRDANGQLHGYAIIIRDVTAQRATEAELEATRGQLIHAQKLDALGQLTGGVAHDFNNILQAITGSLEVARLRLAAGDVDRAEQYVDHAMQSIERAAHLTRRLLAFARRQPLMPACVALNPLVRSMQDLLVRTVGARIEVTFALTETPLHVFCDPSLLETALLNLAINGRDAMPDGGTLRVETRADRDETGEGDGYAVLIVEDNGIGMSEEVAAHAFEPFYTTKPQGQGTGLGLSMIHSFMLQSQGRVQLRSAPGQGTRVELYLPVCTPDAAAPARLAHGVERTDP; encoded by the coding sequence GTGAACGAACGTTACCGGCTGCTGGTGCAGTCCGTGGTGGACTACGCCATCTACATGCTCGACCCGGAAGGCTACGTCAGCAGCTGGAACAGCGGCGCGCAGCAGATCAAGGGCTACAGTGCCACCGAGGTCCTCGGCCGGCACTATTCCATGTTTTTTTCCGTGGAGGACCGCGCCGCCGGCCTGCCGGCGACCGTGCTCGAGATCGCTGCGCGCGAAGGCCGCTACAACGGCGAGATGTGGCGTACCCGCCGCGACGGCAGCCGCTTCCGCGCGCTCGTGGCCATCGATGCCATCCGTGACGACGCGGGCAGGCTGGTCGGCTTTGCCAAGATCACGCGCGACATCACCGCGCGCTGGCAGGCCCAGGTGGCGCTGGAGGAAAGCGAGCGGCGTTTCCGGCTGTTCGTCGAGGGCGTGCCGGATTACGCCATTTGCATGCTCGACCCTGAAGGTCGGATACGGCACTGGAACGAGGGTGCGCATCACATCACCGGTTATGCCAGCGAGGAGATTCTCGGCCAGCGTGCCGATCGGCTGTTTGATCGGGACGACGAACCGGCTGCCGTCTCGCCAATGTTCACCCAGGCGGCCATGCACGGTACTTATGAAACCGACCATTGGAGCCGGCGCAAGGATGGCAGCCGGTTTCTCGCGCAAATCGCCCTGCGCGCTCTGCGCGATGCCAACGGGCAATTGCACGGCTACGCGATAATCATCCGCGACGTGACTGCGCAACGCGCCACCGAGGCCGAACTCGAAGCCACCCGCGGGCAGCTCATACATGCGCAGAAGCTCGATGCCCTGGGGCAACTGACCGGCGGCGTCGCGCACGACTTCAACAACATCCTGCAGGCGATCACCGGCAGCCTGGAAGTGGCGCGGCTGCGCCTTGCCGCCGGTGACGTCGATCGCGCCGAGCAGTACGTCGATCACGCCATGCAGTCGATCGAGCGCGCCGCCCATCTGACCCGGCGCCTCCTGGCTTTCGCGCGCCGCCAGCCGTTGATGCCAGCCTGTGTCGCGCTCAACCCGCTGGTGCGTTCGATGCAGGACCTCCTGGTGCGCACCGTCGGCGCACGCATCGAGGTGACGTTCGCGCTCACCGAAACGCCGCTGCATGTTTTCTGCGATCCGAGTCTGCTGGAAACGGCCTTGCTCAACCTCGCCATCAATGGCCGCGACGCCATGCCCGATGGCGGCACCTTGCGCGTCGAGACCCGTGCCGATCGCGACGAGACGGGCGAGGGCGACGGTTATGCCGTGCTGATCGTCGAGGACAATGGCATTGGCATGAGCGAGGAGGTCGCCGCGCACGCCTTCGAGCCTTTTTACACCACCAAGCCGCAGGGGCAGGGCACTGGCCTCGGGCTCTCGATGATCCACAGCTTCATGCTGCAGTCCCAGGGCAGGGTGCAATTGCGTTCGGCGCCCGGCCAAGGAACGCGCGTCGAGCTGTACCTGCCGGTATGCACGCCCGACGCGGCCGCGCCCGCCCGGCTGGCCCATGGGGTTGAACGGACAGATCCATGA
- the prpE gene encoding propionate--CoA ligase, with product MRYEDFYRQSIEQPEQFWAEQARLIHWERPPERILEQAPPFRRWFVGGTTNLCYNAVDRHLAERGEQTALVAISTETGITRELSYRELYREVNAFAAVLGSLGVGRGDRVVIYLPNIAEAVFAMLACARIGAIHSVVFGGFAAHNLALRIDDAEPKLLICADAGMRGGKVIPYKPLVDAALAESRSPPPHVLIVDRGLDPQMTRIAGRDVDYAERRAAHLDAEVPVTWLESNEPSYLLYTSGTTGKPKGIQRDVGGYAVAMAMSIRRVFDIAPGQVMFTTSDVGWAVGHSYNVYGPLIGGATGLLYEGLPTHPDPGIWWRLCERYGVRTMFSSPTAIRVLKKQDPSWLKKYDLSALKWLFLAGEPLDEPTAHWITDGLGVPVIDNYWQTETGWPAISLMPGLDLKPVKFGSPGLPTPGYKLKVIDEATGRESAPGEKGVLVFELPLPPGCLTTVWRDDARYVNSYFSHFKEQVYSSLDWAIRDADGYVTILGRTDDVINVAGHRLGTREIEESVSTHPAVAEAAVVGIKDEIKGQVPVVFATLKQDVAEPPEAVAKAMQQRVVEQLGALARPARIYVVNALPKTRSGKLLRRSLQALCQAADPGDLSTLDDPGALEEVKRALQRGPTRSV from the coding sequence ATGCGTTATGAGGATTTCTACCGGCAGTCGATCGAACAGCCGGAACAGTTCTGGGCCGAGCAGGCACGGCTCATCCATTGGGAACGGCCGCCCGAACGCATCCTCGAGCAAGCCCCGCCGTTTCGCCGCTGGTTCGTCGGCGGCACCACCAATCTCTGCTACAACGCCGTCGATCGCCATCTTGCCGAGCGTGGCGAACAGACCGCGCTGGTGGCGATCTCCACCGAGACCGGCATCACCCGCGAATTGAGCTACCGCGAGCTGTATCGCGAGGTGAACGCGTTTGCCGCGGTGCTTGGGTCGCTCGGCGTGGGGCGCGGCGACCGCGTGGTGATCTATCTGCCCAACATCGCCGAGGCAGTCTTCGCCATGCTCGCCTGCGCGCGCATCGGCGCGATCCATTCGGTGGTGTTCGGCGGGTTCGCTGCACACAACCTCGCCCTGCGCATCGACGATGCCGAGCCGAAACTGCTGATCTGCGCCGATGCCGGCATGCGCGGCGGCAAGGTGATTCCCTACAAGCCGCTGGTCGACGCCGCACTCGCCGAAAGCCGCTCGCCGCCGCCGCATGTACTGATCGTCGATCGTGGCCTCGATCCGCAGATGACGCGCATCGCCGGTCGCGACGTCGATTATGCCGAGCGCCGCGCCGCGCACCTCGATGCCGAGGTGCCGGTGACCTGGCTCGAATCCAACGAGCCGAGCTATCTGCTCTACACCTCCGGCACCACCGGCAAGCCCAAGGGCATCCAGCGCGACGTCGGCGGTTATGCGGTGGCGATGGCGATGTCGATCCGCCGCGTCTTCGACATCGCCCCGGGACAGGTGATGTTCACCACCTCGGACGTGGGCTGGGCGGTCGGGCATTCCTACAACGTCTACGGACCGCTGATCGGCGGCGCCACCGGCCTGCTCTACGAAGGGCTGCCGACCCATCCGGACCCGGGCATCTGGTGGCGGCTGTGCGAGCGCTACGGCGTACGCACCATGTTTTCCTCGCCCACCGCCATCCGCGTGCTCAAGAAGCAGGATCCGAGCTGGCTCAAGAAATATGATCTTTCAGCGCTGAAATGGCTGTTCCTGGCCGGCGAGCCGCTGGATGAGCCCACCGCGCACTGGATTACCGACGGGCTCGGCGTGCCGGTGATCGACAACTACTGGCAGACCGAGACGGGCTGGCCGGCGATCAGCCTGATGCCGGGGCTGGACTTGAAACCGGTGAAGTTCGGCTCGCCCGGCCTGCCGACGCCCGGCTACAAGCTGAAGGTGATCGACGAAGCCACCGGCCGTGAGAGCGCGCCGGGTGAAAAAGGCGTGCTGGTGTTCGAGCTGCCCCTACCCCCCGGTTGCCTCACCACCGTGTGGCGCGACGACGCGCGCTATGTCAACAGCTACTTCAGCCATTTCAAGGAACAGGTCTACAGCTCGCTCGACTGGGCGATCCGTGACGCCGACGGCTATGTGACCATCCTCGGCCGCACCGACGATGTCATCAACGTGGCTGGCCACCGGCTTGGCACGCGTGAGATCGAGGAGTCGGTCTCCACCCACCCGGCCGTGGCCGAAGCCGCCGTGGTCGGCATCAAGGACGAGATCAAGGGACAGGTGCCGGTCGTGTTCGCCACCTTGAAACAGGACGTGGCCGAGCCGCCCGAGGCGGTGGCCAAGGCGATGCAGCAGCGCGTGGTCGAGCAGCTCGGTGCGCTGGCGCGCCCGGCACGCATCTACGTGGTCAACGCCCTGCCCAAGACCCGCTCGGGCAAACTGCTGCGCCGTTCGCTGCAGGCGCTCTGCCAGGCGGCCGACCCCGGTGACCTGTCCACCCTGGATGATCCCGGGGCGCTGGAAGAGGTCAAGCGCGCTCTGCAGCGGGGACCGACACGCAGCGTCTGA